A region of Mauremys mutica isolate MM-2020 ecotype Southern chromosome 24, ASM2049712v1, whole genome shotgun sequence DNA encodes the following proteins:
- the CERS1 gene encoding ceramide synthase 1 isoform X4, whose amino-acid sequence MPESAWKLLFYTLSWSYGTYLLFFTEYPFFHDPPSVFYGWEKGMDVPTDIGIAYLLQGSFYGHSIYATVYMDAWRRDSIVMLIHHVVTLTLIVFSYAFRFHNVGILVLFLHDISDVQLEFTKLNVYFKHRGGIYHRLNDVIADLGCLTFSISWFWFRLYWFPLKVLYATCHSSLQSVPNIPFYFFFNALLFALTLMNLYWFLYIVLFVAKVLTGQMQEVNDVREYDVEESKKTTGPRKAGELQLPKSWKEGNHLKNGLIKDKRL is encoded by the exons ATGCCCGAGAGCGCCTGGAAGCTGCTGTTCTACACACTGTCCTGGTCATACGGCACCTACCTGCTCTTCTTCACCGAGTACCCCTTCTTCCACGACCCGCCCTCCGTCTTCTACG GTTGGGAGAAGGGTATGGATGTACCCACCGACATTGGCATCGCCTACTTGCTGCAGGGCAGCTTCTACGGGCACTCCATCTATGCCACCGTGTACATGGACGCCTGGCGCAGGGACTCCATCGTCATGCTCATCCACCACGTGGTGACACTGACGCTCATCGTCTTCTCCTACGCGTTCAG GTTCCACAACGTGGGGATTCTCGTGCTCTTCCTGCACGACATCAGCGACGTGCAGCTGGAGTTCACCAAGCTCAACGTCTACTTCAAACACCGGGGCGGGATCTATCACCGGCTCAACGACGTCATCGCCGACCTTGGCTGCCTCACCTTCAGCATCAGCTG GTTCTGGTTCCGCCTCTACTGGTTCCCCCTCAAAGTGCTCTATGCCACCTGCCACAGCAGCCTGCAGTCTGTGCCCAACATCCCCTTCTACTTCTTCTTCAACGCCCTGCTCTTCGCCCTCACCCTCATGAACCTCTACTGGTTCCTG TACATCGTCCTGTTTGTGGCCAAGGTGCTGACGGGGCAGATGCAGGAGGTGAACGACGTGCGTGAATACGACGTGGAGGAGAGCAAGAAAACCACAGGGCCCCGGAAAGCGGGCGAACTCCAGCTCCCCAAGTCCTGGAAAGAagg GAACCACCTGAAGAACGGGCTGATAAAAGACAAACGGTTATAA
- the CERS1 gene encoding ceramide synthase 1 isoform X3 yields the protein MQQQPFGEWCNLQPKDAAKMPESAWKLLFYTLSWSYGTYLLFFTEYPFFHDPPSVFYGWEKGMDVPTDIGIAYLLQGSFYGHSIYATVYMDAWRRDSIVMLIHHVVTLTLIVFSYAFRFHNVGILVLFLHDISDVQLEFTKLNVYFKHRGGIYHRLNDVIADLGCLTFSISWFWFRLYWFPLKVLYATCHSSLQSVPNIPFYFFFNALLFALTLMNLYWFLYIVLFVAKVLTGQMQEVNDVREYDVEESKKTTGPRKAGELQLPKSWKEGNHLKNGLIKDKRL from the exons CCGTTCGGGGAGTGGTGTAACCTGCAGCCAAAGGATGCTGCCAAGATGCCCGAGAGCGCCTGGAAGCTGCTGTTCTACACACTGTCCTGGTCATACGGCACCTACCTGCTCTTCTTCACCGAGTACCCCTTCTTCCACGACCCGCCCTCCGTCTTCTACG GTTGGGAGAAGGGTATGGATGTACCCACCGACATTGGCATCGCCTACTTGCTGCAGGGCAGCTTCTACGGGCACTCCATCTATGCCACCGTGTACATGGACGCCTGGCGCAGGGACTCCATCGTCATGCTCATCCACCACGTGGTGACACTGACGCTCATCGTCTTCTCCTACGCGTTCAG GTTCCACAACGTGGGGATTCTCGTGCTCTTCCTGCACGACATCAGCGACGTGCAGCTGGAGTTCACCAAGCTCAACGTCTACTTCAAACACCGGGGCGGGATCTATCACCGGCTCAACGACGTCATCGCCGACCTTGGCTGCCTCACCTTCAGCATCAGCTG GTTCTGGTTCCGCCTCTACTGGTTCCCCCTCAAAGTGCTCTATGCCACCTGCCACAGCAGCCTGCAGTCTGTGCCCAACATCCCCTTCTACTTCTTCTTCAACGCCCTGCTCTTCGCCCTCACCCTCATGAACCTCTACTGGTTCCTG TACATCGTCCTGTTTGTGGCCAAGGTGCTGACGGGGCAGATGCAGGAGGTGAACGACGTGCGTGAATACGACGTGGAGGAGAGCAAGAAAACCACAGGGCCCCGGAAAGCGGGCGAACTCCAGCTCCCCAAGTCCTGGAAAGAagg GAACCACCTGAAGAACGGGCTGATAAAAGACAAACGGTTATAA
- the CERS1 gene encoding ceramide synthase 1 isoform X2, whose product MAGCVQDLLMHICPFGEWCNLQPKDAAKMPESAWKLLFYTLSWSYGTYLLFFTEYPFFHDPPSVFYGWEKGMDVPTDIGIAYLLQGSFYGHSIYATVYMDAWRRDSIVMLIHHVVTLTLIVFSYAFRFHNVGILVLFLHDISDVQLEFTKLNVYFKHRGGIYHRLNDVIADLGCLTFSISWFWFRLYWFPLKVLYATCHSSLQSVPNIPFYFFFNALLFALTLMNLYWFLYIVLFVAKVLTGQMQEVNDVREYDVEESKKTTGPRKAGELQLPKSWKEGNHLKNGLIKDKRL is encoded by the exons ATGGCAGGCTGCGTGCAGGACCTGCTGATGCACATCTGC CCGTTCGGGGAGTGGTGTAACCTGCAGCCAAAGGATGCTGCCAAGATGCCCGAGAGCGCCTGGAAGCTGCTGTTCTACACACTGTCCTGGTCATACGGCACCTACCTGCTCTTCTTCACCGAGTACCCCTTCTTCCACGACCCGCCCTCCGTCTTCTACG GTTGGGAGAAGGGTATGGATGTACCCACCGACATTGGCATCGCCTACTTGCTGCAGGGCAGCTTCTACGGGCACTCCATCTATGCCACCGTGTACATGGACGCCTGGCGCAGGGACTCCATCGTCATGCTCATCCACCACGTGGTGACACTGACGCTCATCGTCTTCTCCTACGCGTTCAG GTTCCACAACGTGGGGATTCTCGTGCTCTTCCTGCACGACATCAGCGACGTGCAGCTGGAGTTCACCAAGCTCAACGTCTACTTCAAACACCGGGGCGGGATCTATCACCGGCTCAACGACGTCATCGCCGACCTTGGCTGCCTCACCTTCAGCATCAGCTG GTTCTGGTTCCGCCTCTACTGGTTCCCCCTCAAAGTGCTCTATGCCACCTGCCACAGCAGCCTGCAGTCTGTGCCCAACATCCCCTTCTACTTCTTCTTCAACGCCCTGCTCTTCGCCCTCACCCTCATGAACCTCTACTGGTTCCTG TACATCGTCCTGTTTGTGGCCAAGGTGCTGACGGGGCAGATGCAGGAGGTGAACGACGTGCGTGAATACGACGTGGAGGAGAGCAAGAAAACCACAGGGCCCCGGAAAGCGGGCGAACTCCAGCTCCCCAAGTCCTGGAAAGAagg GAACCACCTGAAGAACGGGCTGATAAAAGACAAACGGTTATAA
- the GDF1 gene encoding embryonic growth/differentiation factor 1, with product MGPAPARARLAASLLWALLGAALGEPGSGQEASLFQALGLSAKPGPTAPAPVPSVLWRIFQRRQLQPPGASAPDRACRVEELNVPGNIIRVLADQGHFIHSGEPKTFLCLEKRLYFNFSVLEEGEQLTMAQLEINFSHNSYHTSSGRQVFELRLYQALQMSLRGMSSHMYNHKLLVAQSFAQLHKSLLFNLTEVAKGWRTPSKNLGLILEISVGSRDSAMALPPRRLQNLCASIDSFLDTSLLVVSLNQKQCQASRKRRSSYYTPVTPSNLCKPRRLYISFSDVGWENWIIAPQGYMANYCLGECPFPLTAELNSTNHAILQTMVHSLDPEGTPQPCCVPVRLSPISILYYDNHDNVVLRHYEDMVVDECGCR from the exons ATGGGACCGGCCCCGGCCAGAGCCCGGCTCGCCGCCAGCCTCCTCTGGGCGCTGCTGGGCGCGGCGCTGGGCGAGCCGGGAAGCGGGCAGGAGGCTTCGCTTTTCCAAGCCCTGGGGCTGAGCGCCAAGCCCGGCCCCACGGCGCCGGCCCCGGTGCCCTCCGTGCTCTGGCGGATCTTCCAGCGGAGGCAGCTGCAGCCCCCCGGGGCCAGCGCGCCGGACCGCGCCTGCCGGGTGGAGGAATTGAACGTGCCTGGGAACATCATCCGTGTCTTGGCTGACCAAG GCCACTTCATTCACAGTGGGGAGCCCAAGACTTTCCTGTGTCTGGAGAAACGTCTGTACTTCAATTTCTCTGTGTTGGAGGAGGGGGAGCAACTGACAATGGCTCAGCTGGAGATCAACTTCAGCCACAACTCCTATCACACTTCCAGTGGCAGGCAGGTCTTCGAGCTGCGGCTGTACCAAGCCCTGCAGATGTCTCTGCGGGGAATGTCCTCCCACATGTACAACCACAAGCTGCTGGTGGCACAATCCTTCGCGCAGCTGCACAAGTCCCTCCTCTTCAACCTGACTGAAGTGGCGAAGGGCTGGCGAACCCCCAGCAAGAACCTGGGCTTGATCCTGGAGATCTCTGTGGGCAGCAGGGACAGCGCCATGGCCTTGCCGCCCCGAAGGCTGCAGAACCTCTGTGCCAGCATCGACTCCTTCCTCGACACCTCGCTGTTGGTGGTGTCCCTCAATCAGAAGCAGTGCCAGGCCTCCAGGAAGAGGCGAAGTTCCTATTATACCCCAGTCACCCCAAGCAACCTCTGCAAGCCAAGGCGGCTTTACATCAGCTTCAGTGACGTGGGCTGGGAGAACTGGATCATCGCGCCGCAGGGATACATGGCCAACTATTGCCTTGGGGAGTGTCCCTTCCCATTGACGGCAGAACTCAATAGCACCAACCACGCCATCCTCCAAACTATGGTGCACTCCCTTGACCCAGAAggaaccccccagccctgctgcgttCCAGTCAGGCTGTCCCCCATCTCCATCCTGTATTACGACAACCATGATAACGTGGTGCTGAGACACTACGAGGACATGGTGGTGGATGAGTGTGGCTGCAGGTAA